The following are encoded in a window of Bos indicus isolate NIAB-ARS_2022 breed Sahiwal x Tharparkar chromosome 21, NIAB-ARS_B.indTharparkar_mat_pri_1.0, whole genome shotgun sequence genomic DNA:
- the HAPLN3 gene encoding hyaluronan and proteoglycan link protein 3, whose amino-acid sequence MGLRLPILLLLLCCVSGLPFYNGFYYSNRPNGRNLGNSYSEGIFNGVKLVVETPEETLFSHRGANVTLPCRYHYEPALASPRPVRIKWWKLSENGVPEQDVLVAIGLRQRTFGDYRGRVRLRQDRAREVSLEIRDLRLEDYGRYRCEVIDGLEDESGLVELELRGVVFPYQHPQGRYKFNFHEAQQACEEQDAVVASFEQLFRAWEEGLDWCNAGWLQDASVQYPVTQARRPCGGLGLAPGVRSYGPRHRRLHRYDVFCFAVALRGQVYYLEHPEKLTLAEAREACREDGAQIAKVGQLFAAWKFRGLDRCDAGWLADGSARYPVAHPRSNCGALEPGVRSFGFPDPHSRQYGVYCYRPR is encoded by the exons ATGGGCCTGCGGCTCCCgatcctgctgctcctgctgtgCTGTGTCTCCGGCCTGCCTTTCTACAATGGCTTCTACTACTCCAACCGTCCCAACGGCCGGAACCTGGGCAACAGCTACAGTGAAG GCATCTTCAATGGAGTGAAGCTAGTGGTAGAGACGCCCGAGGAGACCCTGTTCTCCCACCGAGGGGCCAACGTGACCCTGCCCTGCCGCTACCACTACGAGCCGGCCCTGGCCTCTCCGCGGCCCGTGCGCATCAAATGGTGGAAGCTGTCGGAGAACGGGGTCCCGGAGCAGGACGTGCTGGTGGCCATTGGGCTGAGGCAGCGCACCTTTGGGGATTACCGAGGCCGGGTGCGCCTGCGGCAGGACAGAGCGCGGGAAGTGTCGCTGGAGATCCGGGACCTGCGGCTGGAGGACTACGGGCGCTACCGCTGCGAGGTCATCGATGGGCTGGAGGATGAGAGCGGCCTCGTGGAGCTGGAGCTTCGGG GTGTGGTCTTTCCTTACCAGCACCCCCAAGGGCGCTACAAGTTCAACTTCCACGAAGCCCAGCAGGCCTGCGAGGAGCAGGACGCGGTGGTGGCCTCTTTCGAGCAGCTGTTCCGGGCCTGGGAGGAGGGCCTGGACTGGTGCAACGCGGGCTGGCTGCAGGATGCCTCGGTCCAGTACCCCGTCACGCAGGCCCGGCGCCCCTGTGGAGGTCTGGGGCTGGCCCCCGGCGTGCGCAGCTACGGCCCGCGGCACCGCCGCCTGCACCGCTACGACGTGTTCTGCTTCGCGGTTGCCCTCAGGG GGCAGGTGTACTACCTGGAGCACCCTGAGAAGCTGACGCTGGCAGAGGCAAGGGAGGCCTGCCGGGAAGATGGCGCCCAGATCGCGAAGGTGGGCCAGCTGTTTGCTGCCTGGAAGTTCCGTGGCCTGGACCGCTGCGATGCTGGCTGGCTGGCAGACGGCAGTGCCCGCTACCCTGTGGCTCACCCACGTTCCAACTGTGGGGCCCTGGAGCCTGGGGTCCGAAGCTTTGGCTTCCCCGACCCACACAGCCGCCAGTACGGCGTCTACTGCTACCGGCCGCGCTAG